Proteins found in one Lutimonas zeaxanthinifaciens genomic segment:
- a CDS encoding co-chaperone GroES, which yields MSKLTIKPLADRVLVEPLAAETKTASGIYIPDSAKEKPQQGKVVAVGNGTKDEPLTVKIGDTVLYGKFAGTELKLEGTDYLIMRESDIFAIL from the coding sequence ATGAGTAAATTAACAATTAAGCCTCTAGCAGATAGAGTTCTCGTTGAGCCCTTGGCGGCAGAAACCAAAACAGCTTCAGGTATTTATATTCCTGATTCAGCCAAAGAAAAACCACAGCAAGGAAAAGTAGTTGCCGTGGGTAATGGAACAAAGGACGAACCGCTAACGGTTAAAATTGGTGACACTGTCTTATATGGTAAATTCGCCGGTACTGAATTGAAATTAGAAGGTACTGATTATCTTATTATGAGAGAAAGTGACATTTTCGCTATTCTATAA
- a CDS encoding DUF962 domain-containing protein, with amino-acid sequence MDRIKSYKEFYQFYLTEHSNKTCRTLHFVGTLLVFVLVFLAVFSNRPLLWILVPVMGYGFAWVGHYFFEKNKPATFKYPLWSLISDFKMFFELLTGQLSFDGSRDRS; translated from the coding sequence ATGGACAGAATAAAAAGTTATAAGGAATTTTATCAATTTTATTTAACGGAACACAGTAATAAGACCTGCCGAACTTTACACTTTGTGGGAACCCTGCTTGTTTTTGTACTTGTGTTTTTAGCTGTATTTTCAAACAGACCCCTTCTTTGGATACTCGTGCCCGTCATGGGATACGGTTTTGCATGGGTCGGACATTATTTTTTTGAAAAGAACAAACCAGCCACATTCAAGTATCCGCTATGGAGCCTGATATCTGATTTCAAAATGTTTTTTGAGCTGCTTACGGGCCAATTGTCTTTTGACGGATCCAGGGATCGATCCTAG
- the groL gene encoding chaperonin GroEL (60 kDa chaperone family; promotes refolding of misfolded polypeptides especially under stressful conditions; forms two stacked rings of heptamers to form a barrel-shaped 14mer; ends can be capped by GroES; misfolded proteins enter the barrel where they are refolded when GroES binds) → MAKDIIFDIESRDGLKRGVDALANAVKVTLGPKGRNVVIGKAFGGPQITKDGVTVAKEIELEDALENMGAQMVKEVASKTNDLAGDGTTTATVLAQAIVKEGLKNVAAGANPLDLKHGIDKAVETIIDELRNQSQLVGNKLDKIKQVASISANNDESVGELISEAFNKVGKEGVITVEEAKGTETHVDIVEGMQFDRGYLSPYFVTDSEKMISDLESPYILLYDKKISTMKDLLPVLEPVAQSGKPLLIIAEDIDGEALATLVVNKLRGSLKIAAVKAPGFGDRRKAMLEDIAILTGGTVVAEERGFTLENATIDMLGTAERVTIDKDNTTVVNGAGDTETIKGRVSQIKSQIETTTSDYDKEKLQERLAKLAGGVAVLYVGAASEVEMKEKKDRVDDALHATRAAVEEGIIAGGGVALVRAKSTLESLQTENQDEETGVKIVARAIEEPLRQIAENAGNEGSVIVSKVLEGKDDFGFNAKTEEFVHMHKAGIIDPTKVTRIALENAASVAGMILTTECALVDIKEDTPAPAMPPMGGGMPGMM, encoded by the coding sequence ATGGCAAAAGATATAATTTTTGATATTGAATCTCGTGATGGATTGAAACGCGGGGTTGATGCATTGGCCAATGCAGTGAAAGTAACTTTAGGTCCAAAAGGAAGAAACGTTGTAATTGGAAAAGCATTTGGCGGGCCTCAGATCACAAAAGACGGGGTTACAGTTGCAAAAGAAATCGAACTTGAGGATGCCCTGGAAAACATGGGTGCTCAGATGGTAAAAGAAGTAGCTTCAAAAACCAATGACCTTGCAGGTGACGGTACAACTACTGCGACCGTTTTGGCACAGGCCATTGTAAAAGAAGGTCTTAAAAACGTTGCAGCCGGCGCAAACCCACTTGATTTGAAACATGGAATCGATAAAGCGGTAGAGACTATTATCGATGAACTTCGTAACCAGTCACAATTGGTTGGAAACAAACTTGATAAAATCAAACAAGTTGCTTCGATTTCAGCAAACAATGATGAGTCAGTTGGAGAATTGATTTCTGAAGCTTTCAACAAAGTTGGTAAAGAAGGTGTAATCACAGTAGAAGAAGCGAAAGGAACTGAAACACACGTTGATATCGTGGAAGGTATGCAGTTTGACAGAGGATATTTATCTCCATATTTCGTTACTGATTCAGAAAAAATGATCTCGGACCTTGAATCACCATATATCTTGTTATACGATAAAAAAATCTCAACGATGAAAGACCTGTTGCCAGTTCTTGAGCCTGTAGCACAGTCTGGAAAACCATTGTTGATCATTGCTGAAGATATTGACGGAGAAGCTTTGGCTACGTTGGTTGTAAACAAGTTAAGAGGATCTCTTAAAATTGCTGCTGTTAAAGCTCCTGGTTTTGGTGACAGAAGAAAAGCAATGCTTGAAGATATTGCCATCCTTACGGGAGGTACGGTGGTTGCAGAAGAAAGAGGATTCACCTTGGAAAATGCAACGATCGATATGCTGGGAACCGCAGAAAGAGTTACAATCGACAAGGACAATACGACCGTTGTTAATGGCGCCGGAGATACAGAAACGATCAAAGGAAGAGTGAGCCAGATCAAATCACAGATTGAAACTACAACCTCTGACTATGATAAAGAAAAACTTCAGGAACGTCTGGCGAAATTAGCCGGTGGAGTTGCCGTACTATATGTAGGTGCAGCCAGTGAAGTTGAAATGAAAGAAAAGAAAGATCGCGTAGATGATGCGCTTCACGCTACAAGAGCAGCGGTAGAGGAAGGAATCATCGCAGGTGGTGGTGTTGCTTTAGTAAGAGCAAAAAGTACACTTGAAAGCCTTCAAACTGAAAATCAGGATGAGGAAACAGGAGTTAAAATAGTTGCAAGAGCCATTGAGGAACCATTGCGTCAGATTGCTGAAAATGCAGGAAACGAAGGCTCTGTTATCGTCTCGAAAGTTCTTGAAGGAAAAGATGATTTTGGGTTTAATGCCAAAACTGAAGAATTCGTTCACATGCACAAAGCGGGAATCATTGATCCTACAAAAGTAACCAGAATCGCGTTGGAAAATGCAGCTTCTGTTGCCGGAATGATCCTGACCACAGAATGTGCCTTGGTGGATATCAAGGAAGATACTCCAGCTCCGGCGATGCCTCCAATGGGTGGTGGAATGCCGGGTATGATGTAA
- a CDS encoding DUF2461 domain-containing protein, protein MAFFTSDYLNFFKELAANNNKEWFDANRKRYETVVRDPFKAFITLLIEELARRDDSIGISAKDAIFRINRDIRFSKDKTPYKLQNSAIISKEGRKNKNYPGIYLEFGPERFAFYGGIYMPDSKQTLKVRSFFKKHASELQSLLSDKNFKNNFGEIHGEKSKRIPKELQEAAIAQPLIMNKQWYYYKYLPPEIILGDDLLETILDLDAKSGPVKEFLIRAIC, encoded by the coding sequence ATGGCATTTTTTACTTCAGATTATCTCAATTTTTTTAAAGAACTGGCGGCTAACAACAATAAAGAATGGTTCGATGCGAACCGCAAAAGATATGAGACCGTGGTCAGAGACCCGTTTAAAGCATTCATAACATTACTAATTGAAGAACTGGCCAGAAGAGATGACTCCATTGGTATATCAGCTAAAGATGCCATATTCAGAATCAACAGGGATATCAGGTTTTCTAAAGATAAAACCCCCTATAAACTTCAAAATTCAGCCATCATTTCAAAGGAGGGAAGAAAGAATAAGAATTATCCGGGCATCTATCTGGAATTCGGGCCGGAAAGGTTCGCTTTTTATGGAGGAATTTATATGCCGGACTCAAAGCAGACGCTAAAAGTCAGATCCTTTTTTAAAAAACATGCCAGCGAACTTCAGTCCCTCTTATCAGATAAAAACTTTAAGAATAATTTTGGGGAGATTCACGGAGAAAAAAGTAAAAGAATTCCAAAGGAACTTCAGGAGGCGGCTATAGCTCAGCCGTTGATCATGAACAAGCAATGGTATTATTATAAGTATTTGCCTCCCGAAATAATCTTGGGTGACGATCTTCTCGAAACAATTCTGGATCTGGATGCTAAATCCGGGCCTGTGAAGGAATTTTTAATCAGAGCAATTTGCTGA